Genomic window (Tripterygium wilfordii isolate XIE 37 chromosome 11, ASM1340144v1, whole genome shotgun sequence):
gtatGCTTGCTTCTCGCAAAATACATATGCCTCAATATTGaaagaatatttaaaaatattttctcgatattattattttattaaaatgatggttgtaaaaaaaaaaatttgttcgtCCATAATATACTCGatcaaaaataaactaaaatatatgaaaataattaaaaaaatgaatattttaaattgTAGAAGACAATTTAGAGGAGCTAGTATAAAGTGTTGTTAAATTATAATATTGTGAAACTACAAAATGActcattttattgtattttagagAATTTGATACGAGAAGCTGTTAATATTCCACGTACACTCGTGATTTGTAGTTTTCAATGACAACTATTCAAGTCCATGACTCAATGGGTGACTTTGCAAAAAGGACTTGACTAGGTCCCCGTCAAACGACATTTGCGCCATGCCAAGTAAGGGTGGTAAAAAATCGATTTCGGGTCGGATAATAACAcgtatttataaaatatttacatgtccggaccctaatcaatattggatttcggacgtacaaaattgaccaaatcagacaaatttttttgtttgaatccgaatttcaaacatacaacttatgtcaaaattttatttaatccGAGTCAAATAAAATCGGTCATTCAGACCGGATAGAGTTTTGTAACCCCTAATGTCAAGACTCAAAGCACGCGCTCAATGTCCACGCCTACCGACTCGTTTAACGCACACAGATAGGTGTCTGCTTGGCTTCCCCTTTTGACTCATCATTTCACCACCGTAAATTGATGAGCTTCTTATCAATTATTAACCGTgttagtattttttatttttttaaaaaaaaccgtGTTAGTATTTGACCATGTCAGATacagataattaaaaaaatttaaatttttttttaaaatcttacCTACCTTAATCTACAATTTCCATTAATGATTTGCTTACCAAATATTTATTGTGCATTAATTGTTATAATACAATACCAATTAAAGTGTGATTAAAGCAGTTAACTAATAATCGGACTAGAGGAATCTTTTAATCTAGAAATTAATAGATCCTTTGATCTTAAGTAGAAATCTAGAAATTTTGTCACTCATTAAAAGTAGAATTTTAGCAATAACTATAATTACCAAAAATAGAAGTCAAAAGTTAAGTACATTGTATTGTACATAAAGAAAAGTTATATACAACTCATTATTGCTTAATCACTAGACAGATTGTTGATTAATTTTCTAATAGTTCAATTCGGATCATTTAAAATTTACCATTTTAAGTAGCTAGGGTTCCAATTAATTTCCTATAATAGTTGAAGTATTTCACCAGTGAACTTATAATTGCAtataattttttcttaattGAGAACAATTCAATAGTTGTGTCATTTGAACAGTCTACTAAGTCCAAACTAGGGTCAAGTTAGATGCTTGCAGTCCAATATGTTAGTTGAGTAGAGAGCTAGAACAAACCACTTAGAAAGCTATGCTAGCCTAGAATGAAAATCTCGACCTCCAATAAGATTTTTTATGCCACAAGTTCGAAGAGATAAAAATAGTTTATCTGATCGTACAACTGAAAAGTTAAATCCTACTCTTATGTGGCCTCCTTCCATTTAGGTAAAAAAAGACAACTTTTCCTTTCTCACTCATCAACAAACAAAGAAGATCTCATTATCTCAACATCTTTCACAAATTAACCTGATTCATGCAAATCTCAGTTTCAGAAAATCTTTGAACTGACGATGACATGACCAACAACCTTAAAAGATTTTCCAAGTATAAGAATGTACTAAATATGCACATTGTtctgttttaacttttttaagaaaaaaaattaaaatttctcaaaagggccaaaaaaaaaaaaaagaggaaaatatcTACAGTGCAGTTCAGAGCTTGCTGGCGGCGGCGGATACCCAAGCAGTATTACATGCATATCGTGAATCAAGGGTTCAGATAAAACCCCAACTCTAATCCAACGGCAACCGCGTTTACCCATGAATTCTTCGTATCCTCAAAAGCAATTACGTGTACGCTCTGCCGGTCTTCCTCTCTATCCCATCTTATAAACAAAGCCCTTAGATttagcctctctctctctctgaatgAGTGTGAGATTTCATCATCTTCTATCATCTttatctttctttgtttcttcagAGATTTTGAAATAAGAGAGGATTTGTATAGTTACGTAGTAAGAGATGCAATCGAACGGTCCAGATtcacagcagcagcaacagggAGGAGGGCAGGAGCAGAATCAGCGGCCCCAACCGCAGTGGATAGGGATGCAGTATCCAGCGCCTGCTATGGTAATGCAGCACCAGATGTTGCCACCACAACATTATGGACCGCCACCACCACAGCACTACATGGCATACCATCAGTATCAGCATCATTCCCATCCACACCCACAACAGCCGCACCCGCTGCAGCAAGGACTTAGTGGCGAGAACAAGACTATCTGGGTTGGGGATTTGCATCACTGGATGGACGAGAGTTACCTCCATAACTGCTTTGCTTCCACTGGGGAGGTATTTCTATTTATAGTAAAAAATTGAGTTTCTAATTGAGGTTTTTGTATGTGTAATAATGATTTTGTGATTATAATGTTTTAtggtttttaatgttttgtttgataaatgtGGGATTATATTGCTGTTCGCCTGTTCATAtggtttttgttctgttttttgaTCTTTGAAGTGGGTTTGTAACAATTTGTGATGTTTTTAGTTATGAAGTTTCTGTTAATGGGTTTGGAAGTTTTTGAAAAATTGTTGTCAATGGTATCTAATTAAGGAATATCTTGGTTTGTATTTTTGGGTAATAATGTGAGGGGTGTATGAGATTTTCCCTTGTATATTTCTGTAATCGAACAAGAAAAAGGGTTTTGCAATGTCATCAGAATGAAGGTTATAAAAAAAGCAGATAAGTGTCGGGTAAACTATCAAGCATCAACCACGAGTTTTGGAGGAACAATTTACGTAATCACTCAAACCTGGCCTCTGGTAGGTCCTAATCAGGTCCTGATGGGCATCAGGGATTTGAATTAGAAAGATTTTAACTACCCGATTTTATATTTGACAAAGTACAGATTCTTTGAAGTTACATCCATCGAAGACTAAAATATAAATGTTGTGGGGGTAAATTATTGTGAGTAAACTAGTGTGCTTCGGTGGGTAATACTGAACAATACCTCACATGGCATTAGACTATGCCATTGCATAATTTATCTGATGGAAGCCTGTCTTGGCCAATGTGTGCTTAAGTGGCCAACGCATAACAGTATTAATTGTTCTTTACATGTTGCTGAATTTCTGAACGCAAACGGTGTTGGAATACCTTGGAAATACCAAATTCCGAACCTCTAATATCACAAAAGGCTCTTACAGTATTTTATAACAATGCAACAAgattataaataattttctcTTGGGATGAGGTTTATTAAACAAAATATGGTCCAGAGGAGCTTAGAGATATGAGATTCACTTCGTATTATGATGTATTATGAAATCACAGCATTGTTTTACTTTCTTTGTTGATGTTGGTGCATCCATGtcttgtcattaatttgttgcATTCTTAAGCAGCTTCCCTTCTTTGGGTTGGTGAATAAGTTAATAAATCTGCTTCTTCTAATTGCATTTGAGGTTTAGGGCTTTATGGACAAGACAACTTATGTAAGTTGGAGAGGACAAGAAATTGGCCAAGAAAAAGATTTAATATAGCCGTGCTGatttttccctatttttttaaagaaaaaaaaagtgcttATTTTTACTCCATCTTTTTTCTATCTCCTAATCACGACAAAACTTTGATGTTTCAGTTTTGAAATTAAATGTAAAAATGTagaaaaaattattgaagttgTTCAAGTTTCTTCTTGGCAGAGTTAGTTCCCTGAAGTCATCTGAAGGATAATTCATCTTTTaggtcttttttttaaaaaaaaatttccggactctctttttttttttttatttatttatatcttTGGTGTTGTAGAGAAATCTCATCACATGTGGACCTTTTTCTCTGGAATTTTGGACTTTTGAGAAATACCCTGTGTTTTTCAGTCTCTCAACTATGATGTTTCATCGTCTTTCAACTTTTGATGTTGTGCATTATGCAGATTACCTCCATCAAGCTTATTCGTAATAAGCAGACTGGTTTGTCTGAGGGTTATGGATTCGTGGAATTTTTTACACATGCTACTGCTGAGAAAGTTCTGCAGAGCTACACTGGCATTTTGATGCCAAATACAGAGCAGCCATTCCGTTTGAACTGGGCCACATTTAGCACGGGTGAAAAGCGTTCAGATAATGGTCCCGATCTCTCTATATTTGTAGGAGATTTAGCTTCAGATGTTACAGATAGCTTGTTGCATGAGACTTTTGCCAGTAAATATCCATCTGTTAAAGCTGCAAAAGTTGTCATTGATTCTAATACTGGGCGTACAAAAGGTTATGGTTTTGTGAGGTTTGGAGATGACAATGAAAGAACACAAGCCATGGCTGAAATGAATGGTGTATATTGTTCTAGCAGGCCAATGCGCATTGGAGCTGCAACTCCCAGGAAGTCATCTGGATATCAACAAggtaattaaatattttgatatgcatatgcatgatagtttcttttttttttttttttttttttgctgtttttCTATTACCTTTCCTGCACAGTGGGGGAGGTGGGGTTGAGATGTTAACTGTGTTACTCAAATAGCTCTTGCTTTACCCTCCCTTTGACAGTGAGAAGGTAAGGTGTTGTAAATTTTTAACAGTCAGTTGCCATCAATTAcaactctgtgtgtgtgtgcggATATGTGTTGGGATACATTCTTGAGGATTCTCTGTGG
Coding sequences:
- the LOC120009636 gene encoding polyadenylate-binding protein RBP47C-like isoform X1; this encodes MQSNGPDSQQQQQGGGQEQNQRPQPQWIGMQYPAPAMVMQHQMLPPQHYGPPPPQHYMAYHQYQHHSHPHPQQPHPLQQGLSGENKTIWVGDLHHWMDESYLHNCFASTGEITSIKLIRNKQTGLSEGYGFVEFFTHATAEKVLQSYTGILMPNTEQPFRLNWATFSTGEKRSDNGPDLSIFVGDLASDVTDSLLHETFASKYPSVKAAKVVIDSNTGRTKGYGFVRFGDDNERTQAMAEMNGVYCSSRPMRIGAATPRKSSGYQQGGYASNGGSALGTQSDGESTNTTIFVGGLDPSVTDEDLKQPFSQYGEIISVKIPVGKGCGFVQYASRYNAEEALQKLNGTVIGKQTVRLSWGRNPANKQQFRADYGNQWGRPYYGGPVYDGYGYALPPPHDPGMYAAAAYGTYPVYGGHQQQVS
- the LOC120009636 gene encoding polyadenylate-binding protein RBP47C-like isoform X2, yielding MQSNGPDSQQQQQGGGQEQNQRPQPQWIGMQYPAPAMVMQHQMLPPQHYGPPPPQHYMAYHQYQHHSHPHPQQPHPLQQGLSGENKTIWVGDLHHWMDESYLHNCFASTGEITSIKLIRNKQTGLSEGYGFVEFFTHATAEKVLQSYTGILMPNTEQPFRLNWATFSTGEKRSDNGPDLSIFVGDLASDVTDSLLHETFASKYPSVKAAKVVIDSNTGRTKGYGFVRFGDDNERTQAMAEMNGVYCSSRPMRIGAATPRKSSGYQQGGYASNGGSALGTQSDGESTNTTIFVGGLDPSVTDEDLKQPFSQYGEIISVKIPVGKGCGFVQYASRYNAEEALQKLNGTVIGKQTVRLSWGRNPANKQFRADYGNQWGRPYYGGPVYDGYGYALPPPHDPGMYAAAAYGTYPVYGGHQQQVS